The Halobacterium litoreum genome includes a region encoding these proteins:
- a CDS encoding thiolase C-terminal domain-containing protein yields MRDAYVVGAGQTAFGSFPEESYRSLFATAFDRAMAAADGLGPADIDEAVVGTLGVGGRQLGLSAPAVTEHVGLSVPTTRVENACAASGYAVRNAVQAVKSGMADVVLAGGYEVMTDASGDATKYWLGVSGETEWERLTGTTFAGTYAQMASAYFDEYDADVDDLSRAAVKNHANGAQNPHAQLGFECSLEDASDAATVADPLTLYHCCPTSDGAAAVLVASEEVAESMDAARVAGVGAGSDRVGLFERDTYTSIPASERAADAAYEMADCGPDEIDLAEVHDCFAIAELLAYEDLGFCEPGEAPELLREGVTDADGDLPVNVSGGLKSKGHPIGATGAGQIAELWKQLTGNAGDRQVEGVERGLAHNVGGSGGAAVVTILEGEA; encoded by the coding sequence ATGCGAGACGCGTACGTCGTCGGGGCGGGACAGACCGCGTTCGGGTCGTTTCCCGAGGAGTCCTACCGGTCGCTGTTCGCCACCGCGTTCGACCGCGCGATGGCGGCGGCAGACGGTCTCGGCCCGGCGGACATCGACGAAGCCGTAGTGGGGACACTCGGCGTGGGCGGCCGCCAACTCGGCCTCTCGGCGCCCGCGGTCACGGAACACGTCGGGCTCTCGGTGCCGACGACCAGAGTCGAGAACGCCTGCGCCGCGAGCGGGTACGCCGTCAGAAACGCCGTCCAGGCCGTCAAATCGGGGATGGCTGACGTGGTGCTGGCGGGCGGCTACGAGGTGATGACCGACGCGAGCGGCGACGCGACGAAGTACTGGCTCGGCGTGAGCGGCGAGACGGAGTGGGAGCGCCTGACCGGGACGACGTTCGCGGGGACGTACGCCCAGATGGCGAGCGCGTACTTCGACGAGTACGACGCGGACGTGGACGACCTCTCGCGGGCGGCGGTGAAGAACCACGCGAACGGCGCGCAGAACCCCCACGCCCAGTTGGGCTTCGAGTGTTCCCTCGAGGACGCGAGCGACGCGGCGACGGTCGCCGACCCGCTGACGCTCTATCACTGTTGTCCGACGAGCGACGGCGCGGCGGCCGTCCTCGTCGCCAGCGAGGAAGTAGCGGAGTCGATGGACGCCGCGCGGGTCGCGGGCGTCGGCGCGGGGAGCGACCGCGTCGGCCTGTTCGAGCGCGACACGTACACGTCGATTCCGGCGAGCGAGCGCGCCGCCGACGCCGCCTACGAGATGGCGGACTGCGGGCCCGACGAAATCGACCTCGCGGAGGTCCACGACTGCTTCGCCATCGCCGAACTGCTCGCGTACGAAGACCTCGGGTTCTGTGAACCGGGCGAGGCCCCGGAACTGCTCCGCGAGGGCGTCACCGACGCCGACGGCGACCTGCCGGTGAACGTCTCGGGCGGCCTCAAGTCGAAGGGCCACCCCATCGGCGCGACGGGCGCCGGCCAAATCGCCGAACTCTGGAAGCAACTCACCGGGAACGCGGGCGACCGGCAGGTCGAGGGCGTCGAGCGTGGGCTCGCGCACAACGTCGGCGGGAGCGGCGGCGCGGCCGTCGTCACCATTCTGGAGGGTGAAGCATGA
- a CDS encoding MaoC/PaaZ C-terminal domain-containing protein gives MAYSYEPHYFEDFEEGETFESVGRTVTEADFTMHSMFTGDWTELHSNAEYAEDQEFGERVAHGPMTFSLATGFVYRCGFLERRVIAFLGMNYMDIPAPVKMGDTISLDMEVTQTKELSSREDAGLVVIDTEMTNSDGETVFSGDMKFLVKRA, from the coding sequence ATGGCTTACAGCTACGAACCCCACTACTTCGAGGACTTCGAGGAAGGCGAGACGTTCGAGAGCGTCGGGCGCACGGTGACGGAAGCCGACTTCACGATGCACTCGATGTTCACCGGCGACTGGACGGAACTCCACTCGAACGCGGAGTACGCCGAAGACCAGGAGTTCGGCGAGCGCGTCGCCCACGGCCCGATGACGTTCTCGCTCGCGACGGGGTTCGTCTACCGGTGTGGCTTCCTCGAGCGACGCGTCATCGCGTTCCTCGGGATGAACTACATGGACATTCCGGCGCCCGTGAAGATGGGTGACACGATTTCGCTGGACATGGAGGTCACGCAGACGAAGGAACTGTCCTCGCGGGAGGACGCGGGCCTCGTCGTCATCGACACCGAGATGACGAACAGCGACGGCGAGACGGTGTTCTCGGGGGACATGAAGTTCCTCGTGAAGCGGGCATGA
- the paaK gene encoding phenylacetate--CoA ligase PaaK, which produces MPTDIEYVSPAERRGLQDERLRDTVEHAYENVPFYREAMDDAGVHPDDVDGVADIDKLPTTTKEDFRDTYPDGLFAVPREDVARVHASSGTTGKPKIVGYTESDLDVWAEVADRSLRAAGVTDTDTVQNAYGYGLFTGGLGIHMGAERLGAELIPIGGGNTDRQLDFLEDLGSDVLTCTPSYALYLAERAADRGVALSDLPLSTVVFGAEPCTDPMRDAIEERLDVDGVDIYGLSEIIGPGVAVECVEAKDGLHVWDDRFYPEVVDPDTGEVLPEGEEGELVLTTLSKEALPVLRYRTGDMTTLTSGECDCGRTTVRMDNVTGRTDDLLIVRGVNCYPSEIEAVALDTEGVAPHYRIDLRRDGELDRIEITVERADDFDGDPEALHDTLLSRLSSVLSFTPDDLTVAPPGGIDRQATGKVKRVFDHR; this is translated from the coding sequence ATGCCCACGGACATCGAGTACGTGTCACCAGCAGAACGCCGCGGCCTCCAAGACGAACGCCTCCGAGACACCGTCGAACACGCCTACGAGAACGTCCCGTTCTACCGGGAGGCGATGGACGACGCCGGCGTCCACCCCGACGACGTCGACGGCGTCGCCGACATCGACAAACTCCCGACCACCACGAAAGAGGACTTTCGCGACACCTACCCCGACGGCCTATTCGCGGTGCCCCGCGAGGACGTCGCGCGCGTCCACGCCTCTTCGGGCACCACCGGCAAACCCAAAATCGTCGGCTACACCGAGTCCGACCTCGACGTCTGGGCCGAGGTCGCCGACCGCTCGCTGCGCGCCGCCGGCGTCACCGACACCGACACCGTCCAGAACGCCTACGGCTACGGCCTGTTCACGGGCGGCCTCGGCATCCACATGGGCGCCGAACGCCTCGGCGCGGAACTGATTCCCATCGGCGGCGGGAACACCGACCGGCAACTCGACTTCCTCGAAGACCTCGGGAGCGACGTGCTCACCTGCACGCCGTCGTACGCGCTCTACCTCGCCGAGCGTGCCGCCGACCGCGGCGTGGCTCTCTCGGACCTCCCGCTTTCGACCGTCGTCTTCGGAGCGGAGCCGTGTACCGACCCGATGCGTGACGCCATCGAGGAGCGCCTCGACGTCGACGGCGTCGACATCTACGGGCTCTCCGAGATAATCGGGCCGGGCGTCGCCGTCGAGTGCGTCGAAGCCAAGGACGGCCTGCACGTCTGGGACGACCGCTTCTACCCGGAAGTCGTCGACCCCGACACCGGCGAGGTGCTCCCCGAGGGCGAGGAGGGCGAACTCGTCCTCACGACGCTCTCGAAGGAAGCCCTCCCCGTGTTGCGGTACCGCACCGGCGACATGACGACGCTCACGTCCGGCGAGTGCGACTGCGGACGCACCACCGTTCGCATGGACAACGTCACCGGCCGCACCGACGACCTGCTCATCGTGCGCGGCGTGAACTGCTACCCGAGCGAAATCGAGGCCGTGGCCCTCGACACCGAGGGCGTCGCGCCGCACTACCGCATCGACCTGCGCCGCGACGGCGAACTCGACCGCATCGAGATAACCGTCGAGCGCGCCGACGACTTCGACGGCGACCCCGAGGCGCTCCACGACACGCTGCTGTCGCGGCTGTCCAGTGTCCTCTCGTTCACGCCCGACGACCTCACCGTCGCGCCGCCCGGCGGCATCGACCGGCAGGCGACCGGGAAGGTCAAGCGCGTCTTCGACCACCGCTGA
- a CDS encoding amidohydrolase family protein — protein sequence MSLDDLLAETRAIDTHAHQPTREFLEDAGGQMMEDAASKFGSEMETWDYDEMVEEYHAAGVAKAVLLGWDAETNTGNPPVPNDYVAEVRDEHEDFFVGFASVDPLKDDCVEEAVRAVEDLDLSGFKFQQIAQGFDPSDPEHEELWNTIEDLGVPCVFHGGNSTLGAGAPGGRGLKVKHGNPMLLDDVAAEHPELQILIAHPAFPWEKEQLAICQQKGNVYMDLSGWVPKYIDEQVLHYAGTILQDKVMFGTDYPMIRPDDWLDSLSEHTDYSDEVYRKLLWENAEAFLDL from the coding sequence ATGAGCCTCGACGACCTGCTCGCGGAGACGCGCGCCATCGACACGCACGCCCACCAGCCCACCCGCGAGTTCTTAGAGGACGCGGGCGGGCAGATGATGGAGGACGCGGCGTCGAAGTTCGGCTCCGAGATGGAGACGTGGGACTACGACGAGATGGTCGAGGAGTACCACGCTGCGGGCGTCGCGAAGGCCGTCCTGCTCGGGTGGGACGCCGAGACGAACACCGGCAATCCGCCCGTGCCGAACGACTACGTCGCGGAGGTGCGGGACGAACACGAGGACTTCTTCGTCGGGTTCGCGTCCGTCGACCCCCTCAAGGACGACTGCGTCGAGGAAGCCGTCCGAGCGGTCGAGGACCTCGACCTCTCCGGGTTCAAGTTCCAGCAGATAGCGCAGGGCTTCGACCCGAGCGACCCGGAACACGAGGAACTCTGGAACACCATCGAGGACCTCGGCGTCCCCTGCGTGTTCCACGGCGGGAACTCCACGCTCGGCGCCGGCGCGCCCGGCGGCCGCGGGCTGAAAGTCAAGCACGGGAACCCGATGCTGCTGGACGACGTGGCGGCCGAACACCCCGAGTTGCAGATTCTCATCGCGCACCCGGCGTTCCCGTGGGAGAAAGAGCAACTGGCAATCTGCCAGCAGAAGGGCAACGTCTACATGGACCTCTCCGGGTGGGTGCCGAAGTACATCGACGAGCAGGTCCTGCACTACGCCGGCACCATCCTACAGGACAAGGTGATGTTCGGCACCGACTACCCGATGATTCGGCCCGACGACTGGCTGGACTCCCTGAGCGAGCACACCGACTACAGCGACGAGGTCTACCGGAAACTCCTCTGGGAGAACGCCGAGGCGTTCCTCGACCTCTAG
- a CDS encoding ATPase domain-containing protein, with translation MDDGSLSRYSSGISGLDALLGGGYISERMYLVLGRPGTGKTILGMSFLETGLRNGENVLYIHGEESREEILVNAARVGIDLADADFLDLGPDSEFFSEDRTYELVDPRDIADDRFVEDIRERIEALDPNRVLLDPISQLEALEPSKHQYRKRIISFMRFLRERGTTVVATETMEPGQHSEIESLSDGVVELERGDTGRRVAVPKHRGVETPNGTHGLEIRGEGIEVFPALVPPSDAREFDPRPLSSGVENFDTLLGGGLERGTVTILSGPTGIGKSTTAAEFLTTAADDGTNGVVYLFEENETTFTHRAASLDIPVAECRERGDLAVSVVEPLEKSPEEFAQMVRADLDEYDAEFVVIDGISGYKQALHGNTADTTQKLHALTRYLKNVNVSVMLLDEISSVTGFAKPTSENITYLADNVVFMNYIERNGQIERVVGVLKKRVGDFENTLREFEISGDGIEVGEPLSDLRGILEGVPEVVENAD, from the coding sequence ATGGACGACGGTTCTCTGTCGCGCTATTCGAGCGGTATATCCGGGCTCGACGCCCTCCTCGGCGGCGGATACATCTCCGAACGGATGTATCTCGTGCTCGGTAGGCCTGGCACCGGGAAGACGATTCTCGGCATGTCGTTTCTCGAAACCGGTCTGCGGAACGGCGAGAACGTGCTCTACATCCACGGCGAGGAGTCCCGCGAGGAGATTCTCGTGAACGCCGCGCGCGTCGGCATCGACCTCGCGGACGCCGACTTCCTCGACCTCGGGCCGGACTCCGAGTTCTTCAGCGAGGACCGCACGTACGAACTCGTCGACCCCCGCGACATCGCGGACGACCGGTTCGTCGAGGACATCCGGGAACGCATCGAGGCACTCGACCCGAACCGCGTGCTCCTCGACCCCATCTCCCAACTGGAGGCCCTCGAACCCTCGAAACACCAGTACCGAAAGCGCATCATCTCGTTCATGCGGTTCCTCCGCGAGCGCGGCACGACAGTCGTCGCGACGGAGACGATGGAACCCGGCCAGCACAGCGAAATCGAGTCGCTCAGCGACGGCGTCGTGGAACTCGAACGCGGCGACACGGGGCGTCGCGTCGCGGTGCCGAAACACCGCGGCGTCGAGACGCCCAACGGTACGCACGGCCTCGAAATCCGGGGCGAGGGCATCGAGGTGTTCCCGGCGCTGGTGCCGCCGTCGGACGCCCGCGAGTTCGACCCGCGGCCGCTGTCCTCGGGCGTCGAGAACTTCGACACGCTGCTCGGCGGCGGCCTCGAACGCGGCACCGTCACCATCCTCAGCGGGCCGACCGGCATCGGGAAGTCGACGACCGCCGCGGAGTTCCTGACGACGGCAGCCGACGACGGTACGAACGGCGTCGTCTATCTGTTCGAGGAGAACGAGACGACGTTCACGCACCGGGCGGCGAGCCTCGACATCCCCGTCGCGGAGTGCCGGGAGCGCGGCGACCTCGCGGTCTCCGTGGTCGAACCGCTGGAGAAGTCCCCCGAGGAGTTCGCCCAGATGGTTCGCGCGGACCTCGACGAGTACGACGCCGAATTCGTCGTCATCGACGGCATCAGCGGCTACAAACAGGCCCTCCACGGGAACACCGCCGACACCACGCAGAAACTCCACGCGCTCACGCGCTACCTGAAAAACGTGAACGTCTCCGTAATGTTGCTGGACGAAATCAGCAGCGTGACTGGGTTCGCGAAGCCGACCAGCGAGAACATCACGTACCTCGCGGACAACGTCGTGTTCATGAACTACATCGAGCGCAACGGCCAGATAGAGCGCGTCGTCGGCGTCCTCAAGAAGCGCGTCGGCGACTTCGAGAACACGCTCCGCGAGTTCGAGATTTCGGGGGACGGCATCGAAGTCGGCGAACCGCTCAGCGACCTCCGGGGCATCCTCGAGGGCGTACCGGAGGTGGTCGAGAATGCGGACTGA